Proteins co-encoded in one Yamadazyma tenuis chromosome 1, complete sequence genomic window:
- the AVO2 gene encoding Target of rapamycin complex 2 subunit avo2 (EggNog:ENOG503P2K8; COG:S) — protein MLEPSERLRNAIIEGNLSITKRMLFKFPELWLNINTTNGWNNLHYSSYKGNYLICFHLISFINQFKDENAELASILSNRNDMLSFDKISPIHLTIKNSHLQTLHYLLQEFPGVYWLNHKGGKNQQTPLHFCCIYGFNEGSKLLLEKGADYNILDKNGNNMLHLAFEYGNFECISTFVEFLYNLSPNKAANLKLIKTFENSKNNNGWLPIELSVNFKLTRYYASFKDKLTSSSSNSNSDLDESISRGSYGTSSFKDSSSMLAEIPFVLGSDTRSNLRLEPDSSFSIDSSKSTTNGSPSPNKILASPIISVNEFNKRSHSQSLPTQSEEDIYSALRQRANTTLTPVALPLIPPTPSVIKKIPSLKSITISPSMRLDTEVDPIGIESSSSSTTTTSNSSPIKTTFPSIKTTSVKTDVKSSRTRSDSSAANEDTALVNSPSSIAAKIAFNSSKSSAASSRKNSNPEPSPVRLQNSNSNSQMRRDSSSSPLSHQNLQSPGSKQHLSPSKHKNSINSISFSRVR, from the coding sequence ATGCTAGAGCCCAGTGAGAGGCTAAGAAACGCTATAATAGAAGGTAATCTTTCCATTACCAAGCGGATGCTCTTCAAGTTCCCCGAACTCTGGCTTAACAtcaataccaccaatggCTGGAACAATCTCCATTATAGTAGCTACAAGGGAAACTATCTCATTTGTTTCCATTTGATCTCATTTATAAACCAGTTTAAAGATGAGAATGCCGAGTTGGCCAGCATTTTGAGTAATAGAAACGACATGTTGAGCTTCGATAAGATCTCTCCGATCCACTTGACCATCAAAAATTCCCATCTCCAGACGCTTCATTAtctccttcaagaatttcCGGGAGTATACTGGTTGAACCACAAAGGAGGAAAAAATCAGCAAACACCACTACATTTCTGCTGTATCTACGGGTTCAATGAAGGATCGAAGTTGCTTCTCGAAAAAGGGGCTGACTATAACATACTCGATAAAAACGGTAATAACATGCTCCATTTGGCGTTTGAGTATGGGAATTTTGAGTGTATAAGTACGTTTGTGGAAttcttgtacaacttgTCACCCAATAAGGCTGCTAACTTGAAGCTCATCAAAACCTTTGaaaactccaaaaacaacaacgGATGGCTTCCGATAGAATTGAGTGTCAATTTTAAGTTGACGCGTTACTACGCTAGTTTCAAAGATAAACTCACTTCAAGCAGctccaactccaattcTGATTTGGACGAAAGTATTAGCAGAGGAAGCTATGGCACCAGTCTGTTCAAAGATTCCAGTTCTATGTTAGCTGAAATTCCGTTTGTTTTGGGCTCTGACACTCGATCCAACTTGCGACTAGAACCTGACTCATCCTTCAGTATTGACAGTTCTAAGTCTACCACCAACGGTAGCCCCAGTCCCAATAAGATCCTTGCGAGTCCTATTATCTCGGTGaacgagttcaacaaaagaTCTCACTCCCAGAGTTTACCTACACAATCTGAAGAAGACATCTATTCGGCACTACGACAAAGAGCCAATACGACCCTCACGCCGGTGGCTTTACCTCTTATACCTCCAACCCCTTCagtcatcaagaaaatcccgtctttgaaatcaataaCGATTTCTCCTTCTATGAGGTTAGATACTGAGGTCGACCCTATAGGCATCGAGTCATCCTCTTCTAGCACTACAACTACTTCCAATTCCTCGCCTATTAAGACAACATTTCCTAGTATCAAAACCACTTCCGTCAAAACCGATGTCAAGTCTTCACGCACAAGAAGCGACAGTTCAGCAGCCAATGAAGATACGGCGTTGGTCAACTCGCCTTCGTCAATTGCTGCTAAAATTGCCTTCAATAGCAGTAAATCATCGGCTGCTTCTTCACGAAAGAATTCGAATCCAGAGCCAAGTCCGGTGAGACTTCAAAACTCGAACTCGAATTCGCAAATGAGAAGAGACAGTTCGTCCAGTCCTTTGAGCCACCAGAACTTACAACTGCCAGGCTCAAAACAACATCTTTCACCTTCCAAGCATAAGAATTCCATAAACTCTATCAGCTTCAGCAGAGTGAGATAA
- the MSH3 gene encoding Mismatch repair protein msh3 (BUSCO:EOG09260LI6; EggNog:ENOG503NUIG; COG:L) — protein sequence MKHIQISKFFKPAKRKLEARDTHVDVNHTEPSNKKPTPKEKETCKASSSKIQPAAKVSKLTPLEKQILDLKDGHSDKLLAIQVGYKYKFYGEDARIVSKIINIMLIPHTDSRFNYCSIPDNRLHVHLKKILTFGYRVGVIKQIESTISKTMESSKGIFERKLTGVYTSATYMNEEIEDGRKLAIDDDNGQYVCCVNHMDNSTGFVVIKPLTGEIIVDSFEDNDLHHELETRLVYFKPSECIILCNDEVTTMTLTKLVNSINNLCKVETRDINKDVLQELESFFGNDDLDKNNLFDYYKVNFNSLILNCIHGLVQYLEPFKLNTIFTVPSNIQKFKNDDYMILSSNVLRTLEIFENSTDNTTRGSLIWLLNHTRTKMGERMLFKWVSRPLTSREKIQDRVDALDDLSKEFNHFIDSLTSLLTNDIDLEKGLIKLHYSLSTAKITRSEVYKMLSKFNKILKLVKSFEKEIEKLNGSLKSRELKSIFNELLDLAENFDIESIHLNFISSTYGNSDSKEQKYQYFNLDYHNWEDISNQNDQISNINQEIEEETKAVSKILRKPIRLVKILNQENLIEVRNTQANSVPVDWVRINATKSITRFRSPNLQRLNDLLIYNRELLDKVCDRVFLKFLGTINENYFKFSKIIHNLSKFDCLLSLVVTKASGVKPIVLEENSIVDIKEFRNPIINTLTNYITNDAHITSTENRISLITGPNMGGKSSYIKSIGILVIMHQIGCYLPCESAKLSIFKKIFIRMGSFDNIIKGQSTFMIEMIEILNILQNFDSSSLILLDEVGRGTGTFDGYVIAYSIIQHFCGHAESPVVLFITHFHKLTELANEHKVVGNFYMDFIKKPESDEIQFLYKLVPGILDNSFGLNVAKLAGIPEEVIERAKVKSIEMKNDMDIRAITDVLRMIKEKNLEKAFETIS from the coding sequence ATGAAGCACATCCAAATCAGTAAATTCTTCAAGCCCGCCAAACGGAAACTAGAGGCACGTGATACCCACGTCGATGTTAATCACACCGAGCCCTCCAACAAGAAACCAACtcccaaagaaaaagagacCTGCAAGGCGAGCTCTTCCAAAATTCAACCTGCTGCTAAAGTGTCTAAATTGACTCCTTTGGAAAAACAGATCTTAGATCTCAAAGACGGTCACCTGGACAAGCTTCTAGCAATACAGGTTGGGTACAAGTACAAGTTCTATGGCGAAGATGCTAGAATTGTATCTAAAATCATTAACATCATGTTGATTCCCCATACGGATTCGAGGTTCAACTACTGCTCGATTCCAGACAACAGACTCCATGTTCACTTGAAAAAGATCCTAACTTTTGGATACCGTGTAGGTGTTATCAAGCAGATTGAGCTGACGATATCAAAGACCATGGAGAGCTCCAAAGGAATTTTTGAGAGAAAACTTACTGGCGTTTATACACTGGCGACCTACATgaatgaagaaattgaagacgGCAGAAAGTTGGCAATTGACGACGATAATGGGCAATACGTATGTTGTGTGAACCATATGGATAACAGTACAGGCTTTGTGGTGATAAAGCCGTTGACGGGTGAAATCATTGTCGATTCATTCGAAGACAATGACTTGCATCATGAGCTAGAAACAAGATTAGTATATTTCAAGCCCAGTGAATGCATAATATTATGCAACGATGAGGTAACTACAATGACTCTCACCAAGTTAGTCAACCTGATCAATAACCTCTGCAAAGTGGAAACTAGAGACATAAATAAAGACGTTCTAcaggaattggaatcattTTTTGGGAATGACGATTTGGACAAAAACAACTTATTCGACTACTACAAGGTGAATTTCAATAGTTTGATACTCAATTGCATTCATGGACTAGTGCAGTATTTGGAACCTTTCAAGCTTAATACCATCTTCACAGTTCCTTCAAACATacagaagttcaagaatgacGATTACATGATATTATCCTCGAACGTACTTAGAACCTTGGAGATTTTTGAAAATTCTACCGATAATACCACTAGAGGTTCACTTATTTGGTTACTAAATCATACACGGACGAAAATGGGTGAAAGaatgttgttcaagtggGTTTCCAGGCCTTTAACTTCTAGAGAGAAGATTCAAGATAGAGTCGATGCCTTAGACGATTTATCCAAAGAGTTTAATCATTTCATAGACAGTCTCACAAGCTTATTAACGAATGAtattgacttggaaaagggtttgatcaaattgCATTATTCATTGAGCACTGCTAAAATAACCAGAAGTGAGGTGTACAAGATGTTGAGtaaattcaacaagattttgaagcttGTCAAGAGTTTTGAAAAGGAGATCGAGAAGCTTAATGGTTCGTTGAAGTCAAGGGAGCTTAAGTCCATATTCAATGAATTGCTTGACTTGGCAGAGAATTTTGATATCGAGTCTATACACCTAAACTTTATTTCCTCGACATATGGAAACTCCGACTCGAAGGAGCAAAAGTACCAATACTTTAACCTAGATTATCACAACTGGGAAGATATCAGCAATCAGAATGATCAGATCCTGAACATCAATcaagaaatcgaagaagaaacaaaagcCGTTAGCAAGATTTTACGAAAGCCAATTCGTCTTGTGAAGATATTGAACCAAGAAAACTTGATTGAGGTGAGAAACACCCAGGCAAATTCTGTACCTGTAGACTGGGTTAGAATAAACGCTACGAAAAGCATAACTAGGTTCAGATCGCCAAACCTTCAGCGATTGAatgacttgttgatataCAATCGTGAATTGCTTGATAAGGTTTGTGACCGGGTGTTCCTTAAATTTTTGGGAACAATCAATGAAAACTATTTCAAATTCAGCAAGATTATCCACAACCTTTCCAAGTTTGACTGTCTTTTATCATTGGTTGTAACAAAGGCTCTGGGAGTGAAGCCAATAGTTTTAGAGGAAAACTCGATTGTGGACATCAAAGAATTCAGAAACCCAATCATCAATACTTTGACAAACTATATCACAAACGATGCTCATATCACCCTGACAGAGAACCGCATATCACTAATTACGGGCCCAAATATGGGAGGAAAATCGAGTTATATCAAGTCGATTGGTATTCTTGTTATAATGCATCAAATCGGCTGTTACCTTCCTTGTGAGTCTGCAAAGCTCAGTATATTCAAGAAGATATTCATCAGAATGGGGTCGTTTGacaacatcatcaaagGTCAGTCTACATTCATGATCGAAATGATAGAAATATTGAACATTTTGCAAAACTTCGATTCCAGCTCGTTGATTTTGCTTGATGAAGTGGGAAGAGGAACAGGCACTTTTGACGGATATGTTATAGCCTATTCAATCATCCAACACTTTTGTGGCCATGCTGAAAGTCCCGTAGTCCTTTTCATCACTCacttccacaaactcaCCGAGTTGGCAAATGAGCATAAGGTTGTGGGAAACTTCTACATggatttcatcaagaaaccaGAGAGTGATGAGATACAATTCTTGTACAAGCTTGTGCCTGGAATCCTCGATAATCTGTTTGGTTTGAATGTTGCTAAATTAGCTGGTATCCCCGAAGAAGTAATCGAAAGAGCTAAAGTCAAATCGATAGAGATGAAAAATGACATGGATATAAGAGCTATTACTGATGTTCTCCGGATGATCAAggagaagaacttggaaaaggcATTTGAGACTATTAGCTGA